The Streptococcus sp. 29896 genome includes a region encoding these proteins:
- the galT gene encoding UDP-glucose--hexose-1-phosphate uridylyltransferase encodes MMTGLVDRFVEQIIANSSFEEMDALYLRNRVLALVGEQVLTVQTDLEDLIELKDELLAHGVRTGFVGELLEEQDMVGACLMDLITPSPSQVNRDFWQTYQENPEQAVAEFYALSKRNDYIKVAAVAKNIYYQTPTDYGNLEITINLSKPEKDPKAIAAARLAEASNYPQCLLCMENEGYQGRINHPARANHRIIRLDLGQEQWGFQYSPYAYYNEHAIFLNQEHVPMVISSRTFEQLLNLLDIFPNYFVGSNSDLPISGGSILTHNHYQGGRHSFAMEKAPIEHQLVFDGFESVSAGIVKWPMSVIRLSSADKPSLLGLATKILEKWRSYSDASVQIKAETDGTPHHTITPIARKRGDLYELDLVLRDNQTSEEFPDGIYHPHPDVQHIKKENIGLIEVMGLAILPPRLKAELAEVKKYLLGQANQVAAYHQPWADRLKAEYPVVTEETAEEVIRDSVGHIFARVLEDAGVYKRTPEGRAAFMRFVEFVGLAT; translated from the coding sequence ATGATGACAGGATTGGTGGATCGTTTTGTTGAGCAGATCATTGCCAACAGTAGTTTTGAGGAAATGGATGCCCTTTACCTGCGCAATAGGGTCTTGGCTTTGGTGGGAGAACAGGTTCTGACTGTTCAAACAGATTTAGAGGACTTGATTGAATTAAAAGATGAGCTATTGGCTCATGGAGTTCGAACTGGTTTTGTGGGAGAATTGCTGGAAGAGCAAGACATGGTTGGGGCTTGTTTGATGGACTTGATTACTCCAAGTCCGAGTCAGGTCAATCGTGATTTTTGGCAGACCTATCAGGAAAATCCTGAACAAGCTGTGGCAGAGTTTTATGCCTTGAGTAAGCGCAATGACTACATCAAGGTGGCTGCTGTTGCCAAAAATATCTATTATCAAACACCGACAGACTATGGCAACCTAGAGATTACCATCAATCTGTCTAAACCTGAGAAGGATCCCAAAGCTATTGCGGCAGCTCGCTTAGCAGAGGCTTCTAATTACCCTCAGTGCCTACTCTGTATGGAAAATGAGGGCTACCAGGGCCGCATCAATCACCCTGCACGCGCCAATCACCGCATTATCCGCTTGGATCTTGGTCAGGAACAGTGGGGCTTCCAGTATTCGCCTTATGCTTACTACAATGAACATGCTATTTTCCTAAATCAGGAACATGTGCCGATGGTTATTAGTTCGCGAACATTTGAGCAGCTCTTAAACTTGCTAGACATCTTTCCAAATTATTTTGTCGGTTCCAACTCAGACCTACCAATCTCGGGTGGCTCCATCTTGACCCACAATCACTATCAGGGTGGGCGGCACAGTTTTGCCATGGAAAAGGCACCGATTGAGCACCAGCTGGTCTTCGACGGCTTTGAGTCCGTTTCGGCAGGGATTGTCAAGTGGCCCATGTCGGTCATTCGCTTGAGTTCAGCAGATAAGCCATCGCTTCTTGGTTTAGCGACTAAGATCTTGGAAAAATGGCGGAGCTACTCAGATGCTAGCGTTCAGATCAAGGCTGAGACGGATGGAACTCCCCATCATACCATCACCCCGATTGCCCGGAAACGAGGGGACTTGTACGAGCTGGATTTGGTTCTCCGCGACAATCAGACCTCGGAAGAATTTCCAGATGGCATCTATCATCCACATCCAGATGTGCAACATATCAAGAAAGAAAATATCGGCTTGATTGAGGTCATGGGCTTGGCGATTCTGCCTCCACGCTTGAAAGCAGAATTGGCTGAAGTCAAGAAATACTTACTCGGTCAAGCTAATCAGGTGGCAGCTTATCATCAGCCTTGGGCGGACAGGTTAAAAGCAGAATATCCAGTTGTGACAGAAGAGACAGCGGAAGAGGTCATTCGAGATTCTGTTGGCCACATTTTTGCCCGCGTCTTGGAAGATGCAGGTGTCTACAAACGAACACCGGAAGGTCGGGCAGCCTTTATGCGATTCGTAGAATTTGTAGGTTTAGCAACATAA
- a CDS encoding SEC10/PgrA surface exclusion domain-containing protein, producing the protein MTKQTVLNHREADEVVSTGIQLPEGFAAGLVEYLKNGKSGLDSTLEKLGELGLEANRFQGNEADKSRLIADIEAVDQEILEELALYATDLLNPLRKALGSVAVEVSSLALDYAKSLATSIEAGLYKHDYDSLIEIAKQKGVEPQGKDCIAFSEYKEDGYSLYDAKELIYQGLVWRLFDDSHADYGHAAILLGIGQDDSGVEAIGFAFSRLSLHVEWLLTHMIFIPKDWVLAQAD; encoded by the coding sequence ATGACAAAACAGACAGTTTTGAATCACCGCGAAGCAGATGAGGTGGTATCGACTGGAATCCAGTTGCCAGAAGGATTTGCAGCAGGTTTGGTTGAGTATTTGAAAAACGGAAAATCTGGTCTGGATTCAACTTTAGAAAAGCTGGGGGAACTTGGCTTGGAAGCCAATCGTTTTCAAGGAAATGAGGCAGACAAATCGCGCTTGATTGCAGATATTGAAGCTGTGGATCAGGAGATTTTGGAAGAGTTGGCCTTGTATGCTACAGACTTGCTCAATCCACTTCGTAAGGCGCTCGGAAGTGTAGCGGTGGAAGTGAGCAGCCTAGCTTTGGATTATGCCAAGAGTTTGGCTACATCGATTGAGGCGGGGCTTTACAAGCATGACTACGATAGTCTGATTGAGATTGCCAAGCAAAAAGGAGTAGAGCCACAGGGCAAGGATTGTATCGCCTTCTCGGAATACAAGGAAGATGGTTACAGTCTCTATGATGCCAAGGAGCTGATTTACCAAGGATTGGTATGGCGTCTTTTTGATGATAGCCATGCAGACTATGGACATGCTGCTATCTTGCTTGGAATCGGCCAGGACGATTCGGGTGTTGAAGCGATTGGTTTTGCATTCTCAAGACTCAGTCTCCATGTGGAATGGCTGCTGACACATATGATTTTCATTCCGAAAGATTGGGTACTTGCCCAGGCTGACTAA
- the codY gene encoding GTP-sensing pleiotropic transcriptional regulator CodY, whose amino-acid sequence MTTLLEKTRDITSILKRSEEQLAEELPYNAIAEHLSDIIDCNACIINSEGEILGYHMNYKTNNDRVEEFYINKQYPEEYVKAVAQVYDTQVNLPVESELTAIPVESRGTYPNGLTTIAPIHVTGIRFGSLIIWRNEEQFHEDDLILVEIASTVVGIQLLNFQREEDEKNIRRRAAVNMAVNTLSYSEMKAVAAILGELNGNEGQLTASVIADRIGITRSVIVNALRKLESAGIIESRSLGMKGTYLKVLIPAIFDEIKKRDY is encoded by the coding sequence ATGACAACTTTATTAGAAAAAACGCGCGACATTACTTCGATTTTGAAGCGTTCGGAGGAGCAATTGGCAGAGGAACTACCTTACAATGCCATTGCTGAGCATTTATCGGACATTATTGACTGCAATGCTTGCATTATCAATAGTGAGGGAGAGATCTTGGGCTATCACATGAACTACAAGACCAATAATGATCGGGTTGAAGAGTTCTATATTAACAAACAGTATCCAGAAGAATATGTGAAGGCTGTTGCCCAGGTTTATGACACTCAAGTCAATTTGCCTGTGGAGAGTGAATTGACAGCCATTCCGGTGGAGTCACGTGGCACTTATCCTAATGGGTTGACGACTATTGCTCCAATCCATGTGACAGGGATTCGTTTTGGTAGCTTGATTATCTGGCGTAATGAGGAGCAATTCCACGAAGATGACTTGATTCTGGTTGAAATTGCCTCGACAGTTGTAGGCATCCAGTTGCTCAACTTCCAAAGAGAAGAAGATGAGAAAAATATTCGTCGCCGTGCAGCGGTCAATATGGCGGTTAACACCCTTTCTTATTCTGAAATGAAGGCTGTTGCTGCTATCTTGGGCGAGTTGAACGGTAATGAAGGGCAATTGACGGCTTCTGTTATTGCAGACCGTATCGGTATTACTCGATCGGTCATTGTCAATGCTCTCCGTAAGTTAGAAAGTGCGGGGATTATTGAAAGTCGTTCGCTTGGTATGAAAGGAACTTATTTGAAGGTCCTTATTCCAGCTATTTTTGATGAGATTAAGAAACGCGATTACTAA
- a CDS encoding LacI family DNA-binding transcriptional regulator — protein sequence MVTIKDIANKVQLSAAAVSRVLNGDLTLSVSQETRDRILAAAKELGYTKHLKKQAPQPKGTIGIVQWYTESEELADLYYYSIRASIEQAASLLGYQIVRSFNDLANPLLQGLDGIIAVGKFSSGQIAELASLSAKLIFVDSDTLTEGFSCVTTDFEHSVQTVIDHFRSQGLTDIGLLVGQEETTDGHQLPTDPRLTAFRTYLDFLGILQEDYIYQGKFSTQSGYELMSQAITNLGDQLPPAFFMANDTLAVGALRALQEHQIAVPERVQLITFNDTAITRQVYPALSSISVFTEEMGQEAMQLLDRVIASPQPHHPRKIKLGTQLVIRESSY from the coding sequence ATGGTTACCATTAAGGATATCGCAAACAAGGTCCAGCTTTCTGCAGCAGCCGTATCACGCGTTCTAAACGGAGACCTGACTCTCTCGGTCAGCCAAGAAACCCGCGACCGCATTTTGGCTGCTGCAAAAGAACTAGGATACACCAAGCATTTGAAAAAGCAAGCCCCCCAACCCAAGGGTACCATCGGTATTGTTCAGTGGTACACCGAGAGCGAAGAGCTAGCCGACCTCTACTACTACTCTATCCGAGCTAGCATCGAGCAAGCCGCTAGCCTCTTGGGCTACCAAATCGTCCGCTCCTTCAACGACCTGGCCAATCCCCTCCTTCAAGGATTGGACGGCATCATCGCGGTTGGTAAGTTTTCTTCTGGACAAATAGCAGAGCTGGCTAGCCTGTCTGCTAAGCTGATCTTTGTAGATTCTGATACACTGACCGAAGGATTCTCCTGCGTCACAACTGACTTTGAACACTCTGTTCAGACAGTTATCGACCACTTCCGTTCACAAGGTCTGACAGATATTGGACTCCTAGTCGGACAGGAAGAAACCACAGACGGACACCAACTGCCAACAGACCCCCGCCTAACTGCCTTTCGGACCTATCTAGACTTCTTGGGCATCCTCCAAGAAGACTACATCTACCAAGGAAAGTTCTCCACCCAGTCGGGCTATGAGCTGATGAGCCAGGCTATTACCAACCTGGGTGACCAGCTGCCCCCAGCCTTCTTCATGGCAAACGACACTCTAGCTGTCGGTGCCCTTAGAGCCCTTCAAGAGCACCAAATCGCCGTTCCCGAACGTGTCCAACTCATCACCTTTAACGATACAGCCATCACGCGCCAAGTCTACCCAGCCCTGTCTTCAATCAGTGTCTTCACCGAAGAAATGGGACAGGAAGCCATGCAACTGCTGGACCGTGTGATTGCGAGTCCGCAGCCCCACCACCCCCGCAAAATCAAGCTGGGTACCCAACTGGTCATTCGGGAGAGTTCTTATTAA
- the gatC gene encoding Asp-tRNA(Asn)/Glu-tRNA(Gln) amidotransferase subunit GatC, with protein MKISEAEVRHVAKLSKLEFSDQETAEFATSLSKIVDMVELLNEVDTTGVAVTTTMADRKNVLRADIAQKGESREELFKNVPEAQDNFIKVPAILDGGGDA; from the coding sequence ATGAAGATTTCTGAAGCTGAAGTCCGTCACGTTGCCAAGCTGTCTAAGCTGGAATTTTCGGATCAAGAAACAGCGGAATTTGCGACAAGTTTGAGCAAGATTGTCGATATGGTTGAATTGCTCAATGAAGTAGATACGACAGGTGTTGCGGTAACGACCACTATGGCTGACCGTAAGAATGTCTTGCGAGCAGATATTGCCCAAAAAGGTGAGAGCCGTGAGGAACTCTTTAAAAATGTGCCTGAGGCCCAAGATAACTTTATCAAGGTGCCAGCTATTCTAGACGGGGGAGGAGATGCCTAA
- a CDS encoding galactokinase, with protein MNKEQLKQAFLDVFGQEADATFFSPGRINLIGEHTDYNGGHVFPAAITLGTYGAARKRDDQLLRFYSANFEELGIIEVDLNNLVFDKADNWTNYAKGVLKFLQEAGHTIDTGMEVFVYGNIPNGSGLSSSASLELLIGIIAEELYGLELTRLDLVKIGKQTENHFIGVNSGIMDQFAIGMGADQRAIYLDTNTLEYELVPLDLGDHVIVIMNTNKRRELADSKYNERRAECEKAVEELNTVLNIQTLGELDEWTFDQYSYLIKDENRIKRARHAVLENQRTLQARKALEEGDLATFGRLVNASHVSLEHDYEVTGLELDTLAHTAWEQEGVLGARMTGAGFGGCGIAIVHKDKVDAFTENVGKTYTEVVGYEPSFYVAEIAGGSRVL; from the coding sequence ATGAACAAAGAACAACTCAAACAAGCCTTTCTCGATGTGTTTGGTCAAGAGGCAGATGCGACTTTCTTCTCACCAGGTCGGATTAATTTGATTGGTGAGCATACGGACTACAATGGTGGACATGTTTTCCCTGCGGCCATTACCTTGGGGACCTACGGTGCTGCTCGCAAACGTGACGACCAGCTTCTACGTTTTTATTCCGCAAACTTTGAAGAACTTGGAATTATCGAAGTGGATTTGAACAATCTGGTCTTTGATAAGGCGGACAACTGGACCAACTATGCCAAAGGTGTTCTTAAGTTCTTGCAAGAAGCAGGTCACACTATCGATACAGGTATGGAAGTCTTTGTTTATGGTAACATTCCAAATGGTTCTGGTTTGTCTTCATCAGCTTCCTTGGAACTCTTGATTGGCATCATCGCAGAAGAGTTGTATGGTCTTGAATTGACGCGTCTTGATTTGGTGAAAATTGGGAAACAAACGGAAAATCACTTTATCGGTGTCAATTCTGGTATCATGGACCAGTTTGCTATCGGTATGGGAGCAGACCAGCGTGCCATTTATCTGGATACCAATACCTTAGAATATGAATTAGTGCCATTGGATTTGGGTGACCATGTGATTGTCATCATGAACACCAACAAACGCCGTGAATTGGCAGATTCTAAGTACAATGAGCGCCGTGCGGAATGTGAAAAAGCGGTGGAAGAATTGAATACAGTCTTGAATATTCAAACTCTGGGAGAATTGGATGAATGGACCTTTGATCAATATAGCTATTTGATTAAGGATGAAAACCGTATCAAGCGTGCCCGCCATGCTGTTCTTGAAAACCAACGGACCTTGCAGGCTCGTAAGGCCTTGGAAGAAGGAGATTTGGCAACCTTTGGTCGTTTGGTCAATGCTTCTCATGTTTCCTTGGAACATGATTATGAAGTGACAGGTTTGGAATTGGATACTTTGGCGCACACAGCTTGGGAGCAAGAAGGCGTTCTTGGTGCTCGGATGACAGGAGCTGGTTTTGGTGGCTGTGGTATTGCCATTGTCCATAAGGATAAGGTTGATGCCTTTACTGAAAATGTTGGTAAGACCTATACTGAGGTGGTCGGCTATGAACCAAGCTTTTATGTAGCTGAGATTGCTGGAGGCTCTCGCGTATTATAG
- a CDS encoding cysteine hydrolase family protein — protein sequence MTKALISIDYTVDFVADQGRLTAGKPAQAIAERIAQVTKEAFENGDYIVFAIDGHEEGDDLHPESKLFPPHNIMGTQGRDLYGPLADFYQANKDHARVRWMDKRHYSAFSGTDLDVRLRERRVDTVVLTGVLSDICVLHTAIDAYNKGYRIEVVASAIAALTEESHQFALNHLRHVLGATIVD from the coding sequence ATGACAAAAGCGCTGATTTCGATTGATTATACGGTGGATTTTGTGGCTGACCAGGGCAGATTAACCGCTGGAAAACCTGCTCAGGCTATTGCTGAGCGGATTGCTCAAGTGACCAAAGAAGCCTTTGAAAATGGGGACTATATCGTCTTTGCCATTGATGGCCATGAAGAGGGGGATGACCTGCACCCTGAAAGCAAGCTCTTTCCGCCTCACAATATCATGGGAACGCAGGGACGGGATTTGTATGGTCCGTTGGCGGATTTTTATCAAGCAAACAAGGACCATGCGCGTGTGCGTTGGATGGACAAGCGACACTATTCGGCCTTTTCTGGGACGGACTTGGATGTTCGTTTGAGAGAACGTCGGGTGGATACTGTAGTCTTGACAGGTGTCCTGTCTGATATCTGTGTCCTGCATACAGCAATTGATGCCTATAATAAGGGTTATCGGATTGAGGTTGTTGCCTCTGCCATTGCCGCATTGACGGAGGAGAGTCATCAGTTTGCTCTCAACCATCTGCGACATGTGCTAGGTGCGACGATTGTAGATTAG
- the gatA gene encoding Asp-tRNA(Asn)/Glu-tRNA(Gln) amidotransferase subunit GatA, translating to MTFNNKTIDELHDLLVKKEISAVELTKATLEDIKSREGAVDAFLTITEDAALAQAAALDEKGIDADNVMAGIPLAVKDNISTKGILTTAASKMLYNYEPIFDATSVAQAYAKDMIVVGKTNMDEFAMGGSNENSAFKPTKNAWDQTKVPGGSSGGSAAAVAAGQVRLSLGSDTGGSIRQPAAFNGIVGMKPTYGTVSRFGLIAFGSSLDQIGPFSQTVKENAQLLNVISGHDAKDATSTINEIADFTSKIGQDIKGMKIALPKEYMGEGIDPQVKETILKAAKHLESLGAIIEEVSLPHSKYGVAVYYIIASSEASSNLQRFDGIRYGFRAEDATNLDEIYVKTRSQGFGEEVKRRIMLGTFSLSSGYYDAYFKKAGQVRTLIIQDFEKVFADYDLILGPTAPTVAFGLDTLNHDPVAMYLADLLTIPVNLAGLPGLSIPAGFVEGLPVGLQLIGPKYSEETIYQVAAAFEATTDYHKQQPVIFGGAN from the coding sequence ATGACGTTTAACAATAAAACTATTGATGAATTGCATGACCTCCTTGTCAAAAAGGAGATTTCTGCGGTTGAGTTGACCAAGGCAACTTTGGAAGATATTAAGAGCCGTGAGGGAGCAGTGGATGCTTTCTTGACTATCACAGAAGATGCGGCCTTGGCGCAGGCTGCTGCCCTTGATGAAAAAGGGATTGATGCGGACAATGTTATGGCAGGGATTCCTTTGGCGGTTAAGGACAATATCTCAACCAAAGGTATTTTGACAACTGCTGCTTCAAAAATGCTCTATAACTACGAGCCGATTTTCGATGCGACATCGGTTGCTCAGGCCTATGCAAAGGATATGATTGTTGTTGGTAAGACCAACATGGATGAGTTTGCAATGGGTGGTTCTAATGAGAACTCTGCCTTCAAACCGACTAAAAATGCTTGGGACCAGACAAAAGTTCCTGGTGGTTCTTCAGGTGGTTCGGCAGCTGCAGTTGCTGCTGGTCAGGTCCGTTTGTCACTCGGTTCTGACACAGGTGGTTCCATCCGCCAACCAGCAGCCTTTAATGGTATCGTTGGTATGAAACCGACCTATGGAACGGTGTCCCGTTTTGGTTTGATTGCCTTTGGTTCATCTCTTGACCAGATTGGTCCATTTTCACAGACAGTTAAGGAAAACGCCCAGTTGCTCAATGTCATCTCTGGTCATGATGCCAAGGATGCGACATCAACGATCAATGAAATTGCTGACTTTACCAGCAAGATTGGTCAGGACATCAAGGGTATGAAGATTGCTCTGCCAAAAGAATACATGGGTGAAGGGATTGATCCGCAGGTTAAGGAAACCATTCTCAAGGCGGCTAAGCACTTGGAAAGCCTGGGGGCGATTATCGAGGAAGTCAGCCTGCCACATTCTAAGTATGGGGTTGCTGTTTACTACATTATCGCATCATCAGAGGCATCTTCTAACTTACAACGTTTTGACGGAATCCGTTATGGTTTTCGTGCAGAAGATGCGACAAACTTGGATGAGATTTACGTGAAAACCCGTAGCCAAGGTTTTGGTGAGGAAGTCAAACGTCGTATTATGTTAGGTACATTTAGCTTGTCATCTGGTTACTACGATGCCTACTTCAAGAAGGCTGGCCAGGTGCGGACTTTGATTATCCAGGATTTTGAAAAAGTCTTTGCGGACTATGACTTGATTTTGGGTCCGACAGCTCCGACAGTTGCCTTTGGTTTGGACACGCTCAACCATGACCCTGTGGCTATGTACTTGGCGGACTTGTTAACAATTCCTGTAAACTTGGCTGGTCTTCCTGGTCTTTCTATTCCTGCTGGTTTTGTGGAAGGCTTGCCAGTCGGTTTGCAGTTGATTGGTCCAAAATACTCAGAAGAGACCATTTACCAAGTGGCTGCTGCCTTTGAAGCGACAACAGACTACCACAAGCAACAACCAGTGATTTTTGGAGGTGCTAACTAA
- a CDS encoding copper homeostasis protein CutC has product MIKEFCAENHEQVACALALGSQRIELCDNLAVGGTTPSYGVMEYVCQLAHQQEATVMTMIRPRGGNFHYSPEEVAMMLVDCRIARQVGSDGLVFGALTEENWLDEPVLKQLVEASDGGELVFHMAFDLIPRSRQKEAIDWLADHGFQRILTRGHISGSALEHWQWLKEIMDYARGKIEILIGGGLTKENLPQLMDLLEPDQVHGTRLFW; this is encoded by the coding sequence ATGATTAAAGAATTTTGTGCTGAGAATCATGAACAAGTTGCATGTGCCCTAGCTTTAGGGAGTCAACGGATCGAACTCTGTGATAACCTGGCAGTCGGAGGAACCACACCGAGTTATGGTGTGATGGAGTATGTCTGCCAATTGGCTCACCAACAAGAGGCGACGGTCATGACCATGATTCGTCCGAGGGGAGGAAATTTTCATTACAGCCCTGAGGAGGTGGCCATGATGCTGGTGGATTGCCGCATAGCCAGACAAGTAGGCTCAGATGGCTTGGTTTTCGGTGCGCTGACAGAGGAAAACTGGCTGGACGAGCCAGTCCTAAAACAATTGGTCGAGGCATCGGATGGGGGTGAACTGGTCTTTCACATGGCTTTTGACCTGATTCCTAGAAGTCGCCAGAAGGAGGCCATTGATTGGCTAGCTGACCATGGTTTTCAGCGAATCCTGACCAGAGGCCATATCAGTGGCTCTGCCTTGGAGCACTGGCAATGGTTAAAGGAAATCATGGACTATGCGCGTGGTAAGATTGAAATCCTAATAGGGGGAGGCTTGACCAAAGAAAATCTCCCTCAATTAATGGACTTGCTAGAGCCAGATCAAGTCCATGGGACTCGCTTGTTCTGGTAA
- a CDS encoding DMT family transporter, which translates to MTEKQKGTLITLIAGIAWGLSGVSGQYLMTRGLAVELLTSLRLLIAGVCLLTIAWWTARNDLVRLLRHKKDLLMTLVFALLGLVLNQMAYLQAISHTNAGTATVLQYLCPILVLGYSCIRLKQLPSWVEVLSIVLAVSGTFLIATHGHLDQLAVTPLSLFWGIFSAFTYSLYIILPARLIRQYGSLVVIGLGMLMGGIIESIGFQTWQYPLVMDGGILLGLLGIVGVGTIFAYTAFLKGVSMVGPVNGSLLASIEPIASVFFAVWLVNEVFYPIDFLGMVLILFAVLLISIKDILFTRGSK; encoded by the coding sequence ATGACAGAAAAACAAAAAGGGACCTTGATTACCCTTATAGCAGGTATTGCTTGGGGGCTTTCGGGGGTGAGTGGCCAGTATTTGATGACAAGGGGGCTGGCAGTTGAGTTGCTGACTTCCCTACGACTTCTGATAGCTGGAGTTTGTTTACTGACAATAGCCTGGTGGACGGCACGAAATGATCTTGTTCGCTTGCTCCGTCACAAAAAGGATTTACTTATGACCTTGGTCTTTGCCTTACTAGGCTTGGTGCTCAATCAGATGGCCTATCTGCAAGCCATCTCCCATACAAATGCAGGGACTGCAACAGTCTTACAATATCTTTGCCCGATTTTGGTTTTGGGCTATTCCTGTATTCGATTGAAGCAACTGCCAAGCTGGGTGGAGGTTTTATCGATTGTCCTAGCTGTGTCAGGAACCTTTCTGATTGCTACACATGGTCACCTGGATCAGCTGGCAGTTACACCGCTTAGCTTGTTCTGGGGAATTTTTTCAGCCTTTACCTATTCGCTCTACATTATCCTTCCAGCCCGACTGATTCGTCAATACGGGAGTTTAGTGGTGATTGGTCTGGGGATGTTGATGGGGGGAATCATTGAAAGTATTGGGTTCCAAACCTGGCAGTACCCGCTAGTAATGGATGGCGGCATTCTATTGGGCTTACTGGGAATTGTTGGTGTTGGGACCATTTTTGCCTATACCGCCTTTCTCAAGGGTGTCAGCATGGTTGGACCGGTCAATGGTAGCTTGTTAGCTTCCATTGAGCCCATTGCTTCAGTCTTTTTTGCTGTTTGGTTGGTGAATGAGGTCTTCTATCCAATTGATTTCCTTGGGATGGTCTTAATTCTCTTCGCAGTACTATTGATTTCAATCAAAGATATTCTTTTTACAAGGGGCAGTAAATAG
- the gatB gene encoding Asp-tRNA(Asn)/Glu-tRNA(Gln) amidotransferase subunit GatB yields the protein MNFETIIGLEVHVELNTNSKIFSPSSAHFGEDPNANTNVIDWSFPGVLPVLNKGVVDAGIKAALALNMDIHKDMHFDRKNYFYPDNPKAYQISQFDEPIGYNGWIEIELEDGSTKKIRIERAHLEEDAGKNTHGTDGYSYVDLNRQGVPLIEIVSEADMRSPEEAYAYLTALKEIIQYTGISDVKMEEGSMRVDANISLRPYGQEKFGTKTELKNLNSFNYVRKGLQHEVERQAKILRSGGQIQQETRRYDESTGETILMRVKEGSADYRYFPEPDLPLYEIDDSWIEEVRAELPVFPKARRAHYVENLGLTAYDAGQLTSTKALSDFFEAAVAAGGDAKQVSNWLQGDVAQFLNTDQKTIEQILLTPESLVEMIGLIADGTISSKIAKQVVVHLAKNGGSAKAYVEKAGLVQISDPAVLIPIIHQVFEDNEAAVADFKSGKRNADKAFTGYLMKATKGQANPQVAQQLLAQELAKLLD from the coding sequence ATGAACTTTGAAACGATTATTGGTCTAGAAGTCCATGTGGAGTTGAATACCAACTCGAAAATTTTCTCACCTTCATCTGCTCATTTTGGTGAGGATCCAAATGCTAATACCAACGTGATTGATTGGTCTTTCCCAGGTGTCCTTCCTGTCCTTAATAAGGGCGTTGTGGATGCTGGTATCAAGGCTGCCTTGGCCTTGAACATGGACATTCACAAGGACATGCACTTTGACCGTAAGAACTATTTCTATCCTGATAACCCTAAGGCCTATCAGATTTCCCAGTTTGACGAGCCGATTGGCTACAATGGTTGGATTGAGATTGAGCTAGAAGACGGCTCAACCAAGAAAATTCGTATCGAGCGTGCGCATTTGGAAGAGGATGCAGGTAAGAATACCCACGGGACAGATGGTTATTCTTATGTGGACCTCAACCGTCAGGGTGTTCCTTTGATTGAGATTGTGTCAGAAGCGGATATGCGTTCGCCTGAAGAGGCTTATGCCTACTTGACAGCCCTCAAGGAAATCATCCAATACACCGGCATCTCAGATGTGAAGATGGAAGAGGGTTCTATGCGCGTGGATGCCAACATCTCACTTCGTCCTTATGGTCAAGAAAAATTTGGTACTAAGACTGAGTTGAAAAACCTCAACTCCTTCAACTATGTTCGCAAGGGCTTGCAGCACGAGGTAGAACGTCAGGCAAAAATCTTGCGTTCAGGTGGTCAAATCCAGCAGGAAACACGTCGTTACGATGAGTCTACTGGTGAAACCATTCTCATGCGTGTCAAAGAAGGGTCAGCTGACTACCGTTACTTCCCAGAGCCAGACCTACCTCTCTATGAGATTGATGATAGTTGGATTGAGGAAGTGCGTGCAGAATTGCCAGTCTTTCCAAAGGCTCGCCGTGCTCACTATGTGGAAAACTTGGGCTTGACCGCCTACGATGCTGGTCAATTGACGTCCACCAAGGCTCTGTCTGACTTCTTTGAAGCAGCAGTAGCAGCAGGTGGTGATGCTAAGCAGGTGTCTAACTGGTTGCAAGGAGATGTTGCCCAATTCCTTAATACTGATCAGAAGACGATTGAACAAATCTTATTGACACCTGAAAGTCTGGTGGAAATGATTGGCTTGATTGCGGACGGAACCATCTCGTCTAAGATTGCCAAGCAAGTCGTTGTCCACTTGGCTAAAAACGGTGGCTCTGCTAAGGCTTATGTTGAGAAAGCTGGTTTGGTACAGATTTCAGATCCTGCGGTCTTGATTCCGATTATCCATCAAGTCTTTGAAGATAATGAAGCGGCAGTGGCTGACTTCAAGTCTGGCAAACGCAATGCGGACAAGGCCTTCACAGGTTACCTGATGAAAGCAACAAAAGGACAAGCCAACCCACAAGTTGCACAGCAACTCTTGGCGCAAGAATTAGCTAAGTTGTTGGATTAA